The Planctomycetaceae bacterium genomic interval CAAGCTTACGCACAGGACGCAGACGCATACCTTCTCCGCCGGCGGCATCCAGTCTTGCGCGTCTTTCTTCAATGTCCCTGGACCGAAGTTTTCTTGCGGTCTTTGCCTCGCGAATCGCTTCCTCCGCACTTATCTGCGTGCCATCGTGTTTTCGACCGTGGGTTTTTTTCTTGCCCTTGGCGCCTTTTTTTGCATCGGCAATTTGCGGCGCACTTGCCAGCAGAGGTTCCGCTGCGGCCTGTTTGTACGCAGGTCGTGCCATTCTGCTTGCTGGTCTTGGACGCGGAGAATCCATCACTTCAGGTTTTTCAACTCTTATGACTCTTGGGCCGGAAAGTTTTGCCGGCTTTGGTTTTTCAAGCATCGGGCCTGCCGGTGCAACATTAGTCGGCCTTGGTGCTTTGTATATTTCAGGTGTCTGCCGGACAGTCTGCGTATTCGCAACCGGTGCGGCCGGCGGCTCTTCAACTGTTACCGGCGGCGTTTCAACTGGTGCAGGCTCAACAACCGAAACCGCTTCAACAGGCGTTTCCTGTGGCAACGGATCTGCTGTAACACCGGGCTCTTCAGCGGAAACTTCAGTGGGGGGTTCAGTGGGAGCTTGTTCTTCAGGGGCAGTCTCAACCTTTTTCTTTCGTTTGACCCTGACTTTGGCCAAATCAACCGGCGCAGCAGTTTCAACTGTAGTGCTATTCAAGCCTTCACTGAACCATTCACGAATAGTCGCGGCCAATCCGGCTGAAATAGTTGACATGTGATTCTTGATATCAAGCCCTTCAGCCTGGCATTTATCAATAATCGCCTTGCTGTTTACGCCCAATTCCTTGGCTAAAAGATGTACTCTTGTAATTGCCAATTTTGCTCCCAGTTAAATTATATTATTCAAACTGATTGAAAAATTACTTTTTCAACACAACCCTTTACGGAATATAAAGTTGTTAAAAAAGTTTTTTATATATAACAACCTCGGCCTTCAGGCCGAATCCGAAATTTTGATTTTTAATCTTTAATTTTTAATTTATATTTTATCAGCCGTTCGCTTCCTGCGATTCGCCGGTCCTTTTGAACTGCTCGTCCAAAATGGTTTCGGCAACGGTCTTCTTGTCTGTCTCGGCTGTCTGTTTTTTGGCCATCTCTTCGGCAGCGGCTATAACTTTCTGCGCCAGTTCAGGACTTATGCCGATTTCCTTAATCAGCGGGTCAACGCCGATTTCCGCCAAATCCAGAACGGAAATAACACCAAGTGCAATGAGCTTGTCAATAAACGTGTCGCTAATCCCTTCGATATCTTTCAATCCGTTTGTAAGTCTTTCAACTTCCTGATTGTATTCGTCAGGCGTAAGAATATCGATGTCCCAATCGGTTAATCGCGCGGCAAGTCTTACGTTTTGGCCATGTTTGCCGATAGCAAGGCTTAACTGGTCTTCCGGAACAACAACTGTGGCTCCGCCAAGCTCGAAGCAAAGCGCTACCTGCGAACATTTGGCAGGCATTAGCGAGTTTGCGATTAGTTCGTGCGAAGATTCATTCCATCTTACGATATCGATTTTTTCACCGCCGAGTTCGTCGACGATATTTTTAATTCTGCTGCCTCTTACGCCGACGCAGGCGCCGACGGCATCGACTTTCGGGTCGTTGGAGAGCACCGCTATTTTTGTTCGGTAACCGGCTTCACGAGCCAGCGCTTTAATCTCAATAATGCTTTCCGCAACTTCCGGCACTTCAAGCTCGAAAAGTCTGCGAATGAAATCAGGATGCGTTCTTGAAAGTATAATTTTTACCTGACTGCCGCTTTCACGAACATCAAGAATCAAACAGCGGATACGTTCGGCAACGTGATGACTTTGGCCGCTAATCTGCTCGCTTTTCGGCAGAATGGCTTCTGTTCTGTTGTTGATATTGATAATGACCGAGCCGCCTTCGAACCTGACCGCTGCGCCGCTGAT includes:
- the nusA gene encoding transcription termination factor NusA encodes the protein MNQELVRIVDNIARDKNIDRDSIFTDLESAMVSAARKYFGKAELEADIQVTIDRQTGAITAYKDGEQIDIKKLGRIPAQTAKQVMIQKIKADERQSVFDEYVGRKGDIISGAAVRFEGGSVIININNRTEAILPKSEQISGQSHHVAERIRCLILDVRESGSQVKIILSRTHPDFIRRLFELEVPEVAESIIEIKALAREAGYRTKIAVLSNDPKVDAVGACVGVRGSRIKNIVDELGGEKIDIVRWNESSHELIANSLMPAKCSQVALCFELGGATVVVPEDQLSLAIGKHGQNVRLAARLTDWDIDILTPDEYNQEVERLTNGLKDIEGISDTFIDKLIALGVISVLDLAEIGVDPLIKEIGISPELAQKVIAAAEEMAKKQTAETDKKTVAETILDEQFKRTGESQEANG